From the genome of Pseudomonadota bacterium:
AAGGCTGCGGCGCGATCGCCCGCGCCCCCAACGCGAGCTCCACTCGGATCGATCAGCAGAAATCTTCCAGCCCCCCAATCCAGGAGGATCAAATGCCCCAAATCGCCCTTGACAGAAAAAGCCCCATACAAGGGACGGGGTGAGGGTCTTCGGGGCCAAGCCTTACCATGGGCCGGATGCGGGACTATATTTTGCCAAGATCCAGTCAGCGGAGAGGCGTCATGCAGCTCAAGACCGAGACCCCGCCCACCTCGCTTCCTCTCAAGGACCAGCGCCTGCTCAAGAATCTGGCTTATGTCGACGGCGCCTGGGCGGCTGCCGATGACGGCCGCCGTTTCGCCGTCACCGATCCCGCCGACGACAGCGTCATCGTCGAGGTACCGGACATGGGGGTGAAGGAGACGCGGCGCGCCATCGAGGCGGCGAATGCCGCTTGGGGCCCCTGGCGCAAGAAGACCGCCAAGGAGCGGGCGAACATCCTCAGGAAATGGTTCAACCTGATGATGGAGAACCAGGACGATCTGGCGCTCATCATGACCGCCGAGCAGGGCAAGCCCTTGACCGAGGCCAAGGGCGAGATCGCCTATGCCGCCTCCTTCGTCGACTGGTTCGCCGAGGAAGGCAAGCGCATCTATGGCGACGTCATTCCCACCTACGCGTCCGATCGGCGCATCGTCGTCCTAAAGCAGCCGGTGGGCGTGGTCGGCGCCATCACGCCGTGGAATTTCCCCGCCGCCATGATCACCCGAAAATGCGCCCCGGCGCTGGCGGCGGGCTGCCCGGTGGTGGTGAAGCCGGCGAAACAGACGCCGCTCTCGGCCCTCGCCTTGGCCGAGCTCGGCGAGCGCGCCGGGATTCCCAAAGGCGTGTTCAACATCATCACCTCCAACCGGTCCTCTGAAATCGGCGCCGAGCTCACGTCCAATCCGATCGTGCGCAAGATCGGCTTCACCGGCTCGACCGAGATCGGCAAGCTCCTGATGCGCCAAGCCGCCGGCACGGTGAAGAAGGTCTCGCTCGAGCTCGGCGGCAACGCTCCCTTCATCGTCTTCGACGACGCCCAGCTCGATGCCGCCGTCGCCGGAGCGGTCGCATCCAAGTTCCGCAACACCGGGCAGACTTGCGTGTGCGCCAACCGCTTCCTGGTGCAGGACGGCATCTATGACGCGTTTGCCGCCAAGCTTGCCGAGACGGTGAAGACGCTCAAGGTCGCCCGCGGCACCGAGCCCGGCGCCCAGCAAGGCCCGCTCATCGACGCAAATGGGCTGGCCAAGGTCGAGGAGCATGTCGCCGACGCCGTGTCCAAGGGGGCCCGCGTCATCACCGGCGGCAAGCGCCATGCCTTGGGCGGCACCTTCTACGAGCCGACCGTGCTGGCCGACGTCACCACGCAGATGAAGGTCGCCCGCGAGGAGACCTTCGGGCCGGTGGCACCCTTGTTCCGCTTCAAGACCGAGGAGGAGGCGATCCGGCTCGCCAACGACACCGAGTTCGGGCTTGCCGGCTATTTCTACAGCCGCGACATCGGCCGGATCTGGCGCGTCGCCGAGGCGCTCGAATACGGCCTGGTCGGCGCCAATGAAGGCATCCTCGCCACCGAAGTCGCACCCTTCGGCGGCATGAAGGAGTCCGGCATCGGCCGCGAGGGCTCCAAATACGGCATCGAGGAGTTCGTCGAGATCAAATATCTCTGCATGGGCGGGGTCGACCGTTAGCGCGATGAGTACGCGGCGGGTGTTTACGAACGGACCCTCACCCGCCTCGCTGGCGCTCGGCACCCTCTCCCACCTGGGGTGGGATTTGGGAGGGGGTGCGGCGCACCCCCTCCCCGACCCTCCCTGGTCGGGAGAGGGAGGGCCCCGCGCCTTGCGCGGGAGGGTGAGGGTCGTATCGTCGCGCTTCTAGGCCAATCGGGGAGCCTCCCATGTCTCGCTTCGACTTCGATCTCTTCACCATCGGCGCCGGCTCCGGCGGTGTCGCCGGCAGCCGCCGCGCCGGCACCTATGGGGCCAAGGTAGCGATTGCCGAGTCGGTCCGGGTCGGCGGCACCTGCGTCTTGCGCGGCTGCGTGCCGAAGAAGCTCCTGGTCTATGGCAGCGGCTTTTCCCGCGACTTCGAGGATGCGGCCGGTTTCGGCTGGACCGTGGGCGAGCGCCGCTTGGATTGGGCGAAGCTGATCGAACGCAAGGACCGCGAGCTCGACCGCCTGCACGCCATCTACATCGCTATGCTGAAGAATGCCGGGGTCCGCATCATCGACGGCCGCGCCAGGCTCGTGGATGCGCACACGGTCCAGGTCGCCGGCAAGACCTACACCGCCGACAAGATCATGATCGCGACCGGCGGCTGGCCAGCGCTGCCGAAGCTCCCCGGCATCGAGCATGCGATCACCTCCAACGAAGCGCTCGACCTGAAGCAGCTGCCCCGGCGCATGGTGATCGTCGGCGGCGGCTATATCGCGGTCGAGTTCGCCGGCATCTTCCGCAATGCCGGGGTGGAGGTGACCGAGATCCTCCGCGCCGACACGGTGCTGCGCGGCTTCGATGACGATGTGCGCCAGCATCTGGCAGCCGAGCTGGCGAAGCAGGGCATCAAGCTCATGCCCCGGACCCAAGTGGTGGCGATCGAGAAGACGGCGGACGGCTTTGCGGTCGCGACCGATGCGGGCCAGCGCATCGAGACCGACCTCGTCCTCTACGCCACCGGCCGGGCGCCAAACACCGCCGGGATGGGGCTGGCGGAGGCCGGCGTCACCCTCAACAAGGCCGGCGCCATTGCCGTCGATGAATGGAGCCGCAGCACGGTCGAGACCATCTACGCCGTGGGCGACGTCACCAACCGCATGAACTTGACGCCGGTCGCCATTGCCGAGGCCCGGGCGGTGGCGGAGACCTTGTTCAACAAGAATCCGATCGTCGCGGACCACGCCAACGTACCCTCGGCCGTCTTCAGCCAGCCGCCGGTGGCGACCGTGGGCTTGAGCGAGGCGGCGGCGCGCAACACCCATCGCCAGGTCGACGTCTACGTGACCCGCTTCAAGCCGATGCTGAACACGCTCGCCGGGCGGGACGAGCGCACCTTGATGAAGCTGGTGGTCGACGGCGCCAGCGACCGGGTGCTGGGCTGCCACATGGTGGGTGCGGATGCGCCGGAGATCATCCAGGGGATGGCGGTGGCGCTTAAATGTGGCGCCACCAAGCGGCAGTTCGATGCCACCGTCGGCATCCATCCGAGTGCGGCGGAGGAGTTTGTGACCTTGCGCGAGAAGCACCCGGAGCTGCCGGCGAAGGCCGCGGATTAGCGCGCTTCGCTAGCGCCAATCGTGGCCGCGCCAGCGCTCCCGGCCTGAGCGATAGGAGAAGCCGAAGCTGCTGTAGCCTCCGCCATAGCCGTAGCCGTAGCCATAGGGGACATAGGCGTAGGGGTAATAACCGTACGGGGAGGTGCCGTAGGGGTAGTAGTACCCGTAAGCCGGCGCGGAGTAAGGGAGCGCCGGCTCGGCCGCGACACATCCCGCCAGCGCCAGACTGAGACCGCCCAGCAGCAGAACGCGCGCCAATACCGTCTTGCCATCGTTCACGGAGGGTGAGCTCCTTCGTCGCCATCCCCTCCCGAGGATCGTCATCTTAGCACACGCAAGGCCGGTCGGTTTCCTTCGCCGCTCCGATTCTGCAGGTCTGCCATGCCGCCGGATGCATGGCGAGGCGGGGCCGGCATCCTCACTATGCCTCTATGCTGCAACGCGCCATGTCCTTGCCCAGACCAGCCCAACTCTCCCCCAACCGGGTCGCCTTCGTGCTCTTGGCCATGGTGACGCTGTGCTGGGGCATCAACTGGCCGATCATGAAGCTGGCGGTGGCCGAGGTCCCGGTGTGGAGCTTCCGCGCGATCTGCGCCGGTGCCGGTGCCTTGGGCTTGCTCGGCATCGCCGCGGCCACCGGCCAGCGGTTCTGGCCGCCTTCCCATCAATGGGGACGGCTCATCCTCGTCGCCATCCCCAACGTCATGCTCTGGAACGTACTCGGCGTCTACGGCCTCAAGCTCCTGCCCTCGGGCCGGGCCGCGATCCTTGCCTTCACCATGCCGCTCTGGGCGGTCCTCCTCAGCATGCTCGTCCTGGGTGAGCGGCTGACGCCCAACCGCGCCCTCGGCCTCCTTTTCGGCATGGCCGGCATGGCGGTGCTGATGGGGGGCGAGGCGGCACACCTGGCCGAGGCGCCGGTCGGCTCGCTCCTGATGATCGCCGCCGCCTTCTCCTGGGGTGCCGGCACGGTCTTGCTGAAGCGCTTTCCCATCGACCTGCCGACCACCGCGCTCACCGGCTGGCTCCTCGTCCTGGGCGGCGTGCCCATGCTCGCCGGCGCCCTTATCATCGATCCGCCCATCCCGTGGCCGCCGAGCCACGCCGCACTCTTCGCGGTCGTCTACAACATGCTGATCGCCTTCATCTTCTGCTATTGGGCGTGGTTCAAGATCGTGAGCCTGGTGCCGGTCAACGTCTCCGCCATGGGGAGCCTGATGATCCCGGTCGTCGGCACGCTGTCGGGCATGCTGCTGCTGGGCGAGTCCGTCGGCTGGCAAGAGGCGGTGGCCCTGGCGCTGGTTCTGGCCGCGGTCGCCACGGTGCTGCGGCCGGCATCCGCTGCAGCCGCTCGCGCTGGTGCCGGAGGGCGGGCCGTATAGAGACGCCAGAACCGATGAGCGCACATCTTCTGCCTTCGCCATCGAAGTCCGCATGACCCTTGCGGTATGCGCGTGCGAGCGATCGGCAGCGCTGAAGACCAGGGTTTTCGCGACACAGGCGCTCAAGTGCTCTCACACCGCATCGCAAAGAAGACATAACCGTAATAGGAACCGTAGCGTCGGTGGACATCGAGTTCGCTCAGCGCCTTGTCGATGCTGCTCAGCACTTCCTCGTCACCGGCGTATTTCTCCCGCAGCATGAACAGGCGCTGCTCCTTCGGCCCGTAATAATCGTCCCACCAAGACCGCTCCGGCAGGGTGAAATGGCCGATGCCGCGGTACCCGGCCGCCTCGATCCGGCAAAGACAGCCCTCAATGGTGGTCATGGCTGGGTATTCCGCCCAGTGTTCGCGGACCACGCTCGGCAAATCGGCCTTGAGCCAGCAAGGTTCGGTCACCACGATCTGGCCCGCGTCTCTGAGCAGCGCCTTCCATGCGTGGAGAGCCTGGCTAAACCCCATGATGTACATCGCCCCCTCCGACCAGATGAGGTCGAAGCTGCCGGCAGCGAACGGCATCGAGGCCATGGCGGCGTTGACCGGCATGATGCGCCGGTGGAAGCCTGCTTCTCCGGCTCGGCGCCGGAGCTCGTCCAGAAACGGCCGATGGGTGTCCAAGGCCGCAATGGGTCCCTGGGTCAGCCGGGCGAGCTCGAGTGTCTGCATGCCGGGCCCGCAGCCGACATCCAAGACCCGTAGGTTCGGCGGCAGCCGCCCCAGCATGCCGAAGGCGCGCCGGGTCGAGCCGTTGTCGCCGGGTCCTTCCCTGGGCAGCCCGCTATGGATCTCCCAGAAGATCGATGGCTTGGCAGGTATCGGGGGCCAGCGCCTCAGCGCGCTTCCGGCTTCATCTCGACCTCGACGAACACCACCTCGCCCGGCCCGTCATTGATGACGTCGTGCTCGACCCCGGCCTCTCTGGTGTAGGCCTGGCCGGTAACCAAGGTCGCGATGCGCTCGCCCGCTTTCTCGGCGAGGCGCAAGGGCCCGCCCCGCATGGGGACGACCACATAGTCGAACTCGTGGCGGTGCCAGCCCGTGTGCGAGCCCGGCGGAAAGCGGTATTCGGTGACCCGGACCCGCTCGGTGTCGATTTGCCTGGTGGCGATCGCGTCCTTGAGCTTGGCTTCAGCCATCTCCAATCCCTTCCCATATCCAATGCTTATAGGGGCTTCCGCCGCCATCCTTGCCTAAAATCCTGGCCTTGCGTATAGGCTTAGAGAACGAATCGAAACCAGAGGATCCGCCATGGCCGGGAAATGGTCGCCAGAGAGCTGGCGCGGCAAGGCAATCGGCCAGCAGCCGGACTACCCGGATGCGGCTGCGCTGGCCCAAGTCGAGGCGCAGCTCCGCGTCTTTCCGCCCTTGGTCTTCGCCGGCGAGGCAAGGAACCTGAAGGCGAAGCTGGCCGAGGTGGCCGACGGCCGCGCCTTCCTCCTGCAGGGCGGGGATTGCGCCGAGAGCTTCGCCGAGTTCCACGCCAACAACATCCGCGACACCTTCAAGGTGCTCCTGCAGATGGCGGTGGTGCTGACCTTCGGCGCCTCCTTGCCGGTGGTAAAGGTCGGCCGCATGGCCGGCCAGTTCGCCAAGCCCCGCTCGGCGCCGACCGAGACCCAGGGAGGGGTCGAGCTGCCGGCCTATCGCGGCGACATCATCAACGGCATGGAGTTCTCGCCTGAGGCACGGCGACCCGATCCGCAGCGGCTCATCCGCTCCTACAACCAGTCGGCCGCCACGCTCAATCTCTTGCGCGCCTTCGCCCAGGGCGGCTTCGCCAATCTGCAGAAGGTGCATGCCTGGAACCTGGGCTTCGTCGCCAACAGCGGCGCCGGGCACCGCTACCAGGAGCTCGCAGACCGCATCCAGGAGTGCCTGGCCTTCATGCAGGCCTGCGGGCTGACGCCGGAGACCATCCGCGAGCTGCGCGAGACGGATTTCTACACCTGCCATGAAGGCTTGCTGTTGGGCTACGAGCAGGCTTTGACCCGGGTCGACTCGACCACGGGCGATTGGTACGACTGCTCGGCCCATATGCTCTGGATCGGCGACCGTACCCGGCAGCCCGACGGCGCCCATGTGGAGTTCTTCCGCGGCGTCAAGAACCCGCTCGCCTTCAAGGCCGGCCCCAGCCTGTCCAGCGACGACGCGCTCCGTCTCATCGACGCGCTCAACCCGGCGAACGAGCCGGGGCGCCTCACCATCATCTGCCGCATGGGTGCGGATAAGGCCGAAGCGAAGCTGCCGCCGCTCGTTCGTGCGATCGAGCGCGAGGGCAAGCGCGTGGCCTGGGTCTGCGATGCCATGCACGGCAACACGGTCAAGTCGGCCAATGGCTACAAGACCCGGATCTTCGATCGCATCCTGGCCGAAGTCCGTACCTTCTTCTCCGTGCATCAGGCCGAAGGCAGCCATGCCGGCGGCGTGCATTTCGAGATGACCGGGCAGGACGTGACCGAGTGCGTGGGCGGCGCGCAAGCGATCGACGAGAGCACCTTGGGCGACCGCTATCACACCCATTGCGATCCCAGACTGAATGCCAGCCAATCGATCGAGCTCGCCTTCGAGCTGGCCGAGCTCCTGAAGCGCGGCCGTGTTGCCGCCGCCTCGCCTATCGCCGCCGCTTCCTGACCGTCCGCTCCGGGCCGCCTCCGAGCGGCCCGGATCCCTCGCCCATAACGAGCCGGGTCGCCCGCCATGCAGCCGACCGTCGACGACATCCCGCGCTTCACCGATCAGTATTTTCTGAAGACCAAGGCCTGCGTCGGCCGCTTCGGCGACAAGCGGGTGACCTATGCCGTCTTCATGCGCCGCCCGGTGACCTCGGCGCCGCGCCTGGCGATCGACTGGCTGGAGACGGTGGCCCGAGCCCGTGGCGTCAGCTTCGAGATCGACCTCAACTACCAGGAAGGTGCTTGGGTCGGCGCCGGCCAGCCGATCTTCTATCTCTCGGGCTCGCTCTTCCATCTGGTCGACCTGGAGACGATCTACCTGCAGAAGCTGGGTGCCGCCTCGGTCGCCGCCTACAACGCCTACACCATGTGCGTCGATCTGCCGAAGACGGCGTTCCTTGCCATGGATGCGCGCCATTGCGCCGGCACCGAGATGGCCGAGCTCATGGCCTACGGTGCCTGCGTCGGCTCCCGGAAGGCGCAGAAGAAGGTGGGCGCCATCGGCTTCGTCGCCAACGCCAC
Proteins encoded in this window:
- the gor gene encoding glutathione-disulfide reductase; the encoded protein is MSRFDFDLFTIGAGSGGVAGSRRAGTYGAKVAIAESVRVGGTCVLRGCVPKKLLVYGSGFSRDFEDAAGFGWTVGERRLDWAKLIERKDRELDRLHAIYIAMLKNAGVRIIDGRARLVDAHTVQVAGKTYTADKIMIATGGWPALPKLPGIEHAITSNEALDLKQLPRRMVIVGGGYIAVEFAGIFRNAGVEVTEILRADTVLRGFDDDVRQHLAAELAKQGIKLMPRTQVVAIEKTADGFAVATDAGQRIETDLVLYATGRAPNTAGMGLAEAGVTLNKAGAIAVDEWSRSTVETIYAVGDVTNRMNLTPVAIAEARAVAETLFNKNPIVADHANVPSAVFSQPPVATVGLSEAAARNTHRQVDVYVTRFKPMLNTLAGRDERTLMKLVVDGASDRVLGCHMVGADAPEIIQGMAVALKCGATKRQFDATVGIHPSAAEEFVTLREKHPELPAKAAD
- a CDS encoding DMT family transporter: MSLPRPAQLSPNRVAFVLLAMVTLCWGINWPIMKLAVAEVPVWSFRAICAGAGALGLLGIAAATGQRFWPPSHQWGRLILVAIPNVMLWNVLGVYGLKLLPSGRAAILAFTMPLWAVLLSMLVLGERLTPNRALGLLFGMAGMAVLMGGEAAHLAEAPVGSLLMIAAAFSWGAGTVLLKRFPIDLPTTALTGWLLVLGGVPMLAGALIIDPPIPWPPSHAALFAVVYNMLIAFIFCYWAWFKIVSLVPVNVSAMGSLMIPVVGTLSGMLLLGESVGWQEAVALALVLAAVATVLRPASAAAARAGAGGRAV
- a CDS encoding 3-deoxy-7-phosphoheptulonate synthase class II — translated: MAGKWSPESWRGKAIGQQPDYPDAAALAQVEAQLRVFPPLVFAGEARNLKAKLAEVADGRAFLLQGGDCAESFAEFHANNIRDTFKVLLQMAVVLTFGASLPVVKVGRMAGQFAKPRSAPTETQGGVELPAYRGDIINGMEFSPEARRPDPQRLIRSYNQSAATLNLLRAFAQGGFANLQKVHAWNLGFVANSGAGHRYQELADRIQECLAFMQACGLTPETIRELRETDFYTCHEGLLLGYEQALTRVDSTTGDWYDCSAHMLWIGDRTRQPDGAHVEFFRGVKNPLAFKAGPSLSSDDALRLIDALNPANEPGRLTIICRMGADKAEAKLPPLVRAIEREGKRVAWVCDAMHGNTVKSANGYKTRIFDRILAEVRTFFSVHQAEGSHAGGVHFEMTGQDVTECVGGAQAIDESTLGDRYHTHCDPRLNASQSIELAFELAELLKRGRVAAASPIAAAS
- a CDS encoding class I SAM-dependent methyltransferase is translated as MLGRLPPNLRVLDVGCGPGMQTLELARLTQGPIAALDTHRPFLDELRRRAGEAGFHRRIMPVNAAMASMPFAAGSFDLIWSEGAMYIMGFSQALHAWKALLRDAGQIVVTEPCWLKADLPSVVREHWAEYPAMTTIEGCLCRIEAAGYRGIGHFTLPERSWWDDYYGPKEQRLFMLREKYAGDEEVLSSIDKALSELDVHRRYGSYYGYVFFAMRCEST
- a CDS encoding cupin domain-containing protein; amino-acid sequence: MAEAKLKDAIATRQIDTERVRVTEYRFPPGSHTGWHRHEFDYVVVPMRGGPLRLAEKAGERIATLVTGQAYTREAGVEHDVINDGPGEVVFVEVEMKPEAR
- a CDS encoding NAD-dependent succinate-semialdehyde dehydrogenase, which codes for MQLKTETPPTSLPLKDQRLLKNLAYVDGAWAAADDGRRFAVTDPADDSVIVEVPDMGVKETRRAIEAANAAWGPWRKKTAKERANILRKWFNLMMENQDDLALIMTAEQGKPLTEAKGEIAYAASFVDWFAEEGKRIYGDVIPTYASDRRIVVLKQPVGVVGAITPWNFPAAMITRKCAPALAAGCPVVVKPAKQTPLSALALAELGERAGIPKGVFNIITSNRSSEIGAELTSNPIVRKIGFTGSTEIGKLLMRQAAGTVKKVSLELGGNAPFIVFDDAQLDAAVAGAVASKFRNTGQTCVCANRFLVQDGIYDAFAAKLAETVKTLKVARGTEPGAQQGPLIDANGLAKVEEHVADAVSKGARVITGGKRHALGGTFYEPTVLADVTTQMKVAREETFGPVAPLFRFKTEEEAIRLANDTEFGLAGYFYSRDIGRIWRVAEALEYGLVGANEGILATEVAPFGGMKESGIGREGSKYGIEEFVEIKYLCMGGVDR